The Thalassophryne amazonica chromosome 18, fThaAma1.1, whole genome shotgun sequence DNA window tttgTCACATTGTGACGCCTTGATTATTCTtctttacaagagtcaagacagaagtcagaccagcaGAACAAgagttttagctgaggaagcttctgcgatttgaagcgaaacgtcctcgcgtcaagcaacccagtccagtcgaagattcaagcttctctactaacttACGATGACgttaaggctaagctaacgttaacgCGCATCCTGAAACTTCACGCTTTTCAGTTCAAAATCGTGCAGTTAGCTACGCAAAGTCCATTATAGAACATGGGGATATGTCCCTACGGGTCAATAAGGCCTTTGAAATGTGTCAGGTTGtggattattttattattaataaacaAAATCAGTTATACTCCCCGCGCGCGCAACACGGTGCGGCCTAAGCTAATAAACCACAAAATGCTCCAACACTTACCAGGTAACTGTGAAACACATCCGTCCATCGTTTTAATAATCAATTCGTTTTATTTACAGTGCgggaaaaataagaaaaaaaataactCGATCAAAGTCAGACGTATATATTTAAGTTTACATCTCAGAGAGCAACTGGACGGACGATGTCTTCTTCCCACAAATTACAGGCGACTCATGTGCGGGAAAGCAAATTTACGCGCATTACTGCCACCGCATGGACGGGAGGCTGGATTTAAACGTCAAAAATTTACGACGGATTTATATGTAATTTTCTGTGGACAAAATTATTCAAAATCTGCTGGAAGGATTTCCTTCAAACGTGGTACGAATATTCATTTAATATAAATGTAGAAGTGATAGTCATGCAGTCAAAAACATGTTTACTTACACATTTCCATCGTGGGGTGTAGAGACCACAGGGTATGCGTCACCCCTCTATGTCTTTCATTTAATTTTATTGCACATTGATTGAATTTAATTTCACAAAATTTTCCTTTTAGTCTGGATGTTTGAAGATTACTTTAGTGTTTTTGCCATTATGTCTTCATTTGACCCAAATTGCTGTCTAATGTGTCCAAATCTGATCCTTGCTGCTGTATCTTCCCCTTTTGTTCCCATTTTCTCTGAATACTGTTTATATTCTGCTTCTTACTGCGTATATTTTTCTCCCCCCCTCAACCATTTCTTCCCTTCTATTaagatttaaaaaatattacaaatggATTTAATTTCTGTGAACTAATAAAAAAATTCTTTATTGCAGAATTGAAATAAAAGCCAATTACTACCTTTGACACATATATCTGAACAGCAAAAAGATCAGAGTATGATTGTGTGTGTTGTTCTTGCTGTAGGGGCTGGTGAGGTTCAACCTGACCtcaacctttgttgtgatttggcgttgtgTAAATTAAATGAATTTACATGATTCTTGTACATTTattgttcataaaaataaaacaatagaatgggaaataattacatataattttaaactgtttttgaaTATTAACAGATATAAAACATTCTAAAAGACGTTGAGCACAGCAGTAATAAGATTTACTGTAATCCTCTTACTAATGCAGTTTGATGGACACATTAGCAGTAATAGAGATTTAATTTCATAAGATTTTCTGCTACAGATGTTCTAAAGCTTTAATATAATTACTGGTAAACAAATTGCTGATTCAGTCATTTATCTGCTCTACGCCAGAGAAGATGCAGACAGAAACAAGTTTTCTGAGCGATTTTTCCacataaatgtccaccaggtggagatattgctccatttcaagaaaacCTTGATCACAGGCTGCTgtgggatgatgatgatgaacctgttgcttatagtagtagatgtaAAGAAGCATTCCAAGATCATTTACTGCCGACAACAGCTCACACATACCTCTGTCACAATTAGAGATAAATCTTTGCAGGATTATGGAAAAAAACtacaccaatttttttttttcaaaagttgtTGAAAAGTCAGAGTACAGACCAAAGAAGAAAGCATTAACCTTTGGAGCTGATTTTAACATTTTGAGAGAGGACATTGCAGGGAGTTTAATAACTGGAAAACAAAGAACTTTAAAGTTGAATTTATTAAGTTTTTCCTCAGTGTCAGATGTTTGCACTTCAACACCCAGTGGACATGTTTGTTTacatgctttttatttttaatacagagACTGAGAAACGATCCAGTTTGAGGTGTTAGCACTCAAGTTTGAAAGTGGATAATTTTGGACTTTTAGTCATATAAGGGAACCAGGGATGGTGGATAAACAGTTAAGCACACTTGTTTGcactgtggaaggttcccaggctCACGTCCACCTctactccatgtaatgtggagttgtgtcaggaaaagcatccagcataaaacttgtgcctatTTGACATGTAGCTCCACCTTAGACCTGCTGTGGTGCCCCTGCATggagaaacaagggagcagctgaagggacttcttTTTTCAAATCAGGCAATCCAAAAAAATTGACATTGTCCTCTGGGAAATCACACcttgcttttttttaaattataatttTTCCCCCATTTTCATTAGTTTCAAATTAATGAAATACAAAACATTCAATAACAAACAATAATACAGACCTTAAAAAAGACATTTTATTCTGACTCTACATCACACACAGCAAGTCACCAAGATTAGCTACTAATAAAACACACACCATGTAAAATGTTGCTCAAATGTACATTTTCGTTACTTACATTTTCTAAATGAATGCACAAGTCTTTTGTGTCTTCTCATGCTGTGGAGCCACAGGAAGGCTTTTCCACAGATGTGGCACACGTACGGCATCTCACCCGAGTGCACTCTCACGTGCAGTCTGAGCAAACATCTGTATATAAAACCCTTCCCACAGACGTCACACCTAAATGGGCGCTCAGCGTTATGGTGCCACCTTGCATGTTTCTTCGCTTCTGTAGTTGTCCGGAATTTTTTGCCACATTCGGGCATCACGCACTGGAAAGGTCTCTCTCCAGTGTGGATCAGTTTGTGGCGCCCAATCGACGATGCCGACAGCATCTTGCCACAGTACGTGCACGGGTGGCGGAACAGCTGGTTGTAGTGTTTGGTCCTCTGGTGTTTTTTCAGAGATCCTTTCTCCTTGAAGGATTTCTCGCACTCAGAGCAGGAAAACTTCTTCTCATCGCGATACTtgccatggatgaagttcaaatgccGTAACAGTTGGAATTTTGGGAGAAGGCCTTCCCGCATTCAGCGCAAAGGTACGGTTTCTCTTTGGTGTGAACTCTTTGATGGGAAATGAGATCATTGTCACCCCTGAATCGCTCGCCGCACTGAGCACACCGGAACGGCCGATTGCCCGTGTGCTTCCACTCATGTCCGATAAACATTTGCAGTTTGGTGAAACTTTTCGGACAGTGGTTGCACTTAAAGGGCCTGCTGACTTCATGGATGTTCTCGTAATGTTTCCGCAGGGGTTTAAAAACACTGAAGCTTGCCTCGCAGCGGGTGCACTGAAACAAAGTGTGACAAGCTTTGTGCCTGGCTAATGTCGCTGCGTCTCGCAGCACTTTCCGACAGACGCTACAGTACAGTTCGTTGTGGGTGCGTCTGTGTGAATCCAGTGACACTTTGTACCTGAAGGCCTTCTCGCATTGTCACACTTGTGAAGGTTCCTGGCTTCCTCCGGCTTCTCTGGATCGACCTGCATCTGGTGTATTCAAAGCAACTTCTTTTCAATGCAACCTGAGAGAGTTTAAGAGTTTGAATCTGCTGTCGCAGCGAGGGCAAGTGTAGTCGTCGTGGGGAAAGTGGATCTTCATGTGCTTGGTCACATTCTTCACCTGCTCCTTGCAGATGCAGCACAAACCCCTCAGGGTCTGAGGCTTTTTCCGAGGCATCAGGTTGACGTTTGAAGAGTTCTCCGCTCTGTCGGCTGACCCGTCTTTAACTTTGAAACAATCTGGGATGGAAAACTCACTTTAGACAACTTGCCTTTTCGGAACTGCGACCAGGTGAAACACAGTCGTCATCCGAGTGGTTCGACGACAAGTCGTTTTCACCGCCATCCACGTGGTAAGACCACAAATCATCGTCGCTGCAAGAGTCGATCGGTGCTAACTCATTGTACTCACTGTTTTCAGACACCTCTGGAGGAACAGAACTGTCATCAGTCACACCTGATGTCTGAAGATCACGTTTCTGTTCCACAATCATCACTTGTGTCTTTGAGCTGCTCTTATGACAAACAGGTTGAGACGGTGCCAACGAGGGAAGCCTGTTGAGCTGAACTTGGCATTCTTTCAAAGGATGAAATGCCTCATCGAGCTGATCTGTAACTTCACCAAGAAAGATCTGCGTCCCGTCCTCTCCTTGAATACAGACGATTTTGTCCACCGTTATTTCTCGTTCTGGATCCTCTTTGATTCTGTCCACTTGCAGCTGTTCCGTGTTGGCTGTTTGCAACAACTGGATTTCTGATGCACATAAAGTCGCACCGCGCGAGAAGCCGACTGATGACTGCGTTGTCACGGTCATCTTTTTCCCTGAGGGAAGCTTAAGAGCTGAAATAATGCAGTCGCTGTGCAATGAGCcatctgaaaaaagaaaaaaaaaaatagtgtgaaAAATAAATTACTAAAAGAACAAATTTAGACAAAgatgcttaaaaaaacaaacaaggttcATTTTAATTAACTATTACTTCATACTCCCATCAGAGGGTCCAGGACACTCCACGTAAAATTCTGCATGACGTGGAGGCGGGCCGATCCACGAGCACGGCCAATACCGTGCACATCGGAATGCCAGTTTTGATAAAATGTTTACTTtcgtcacaaataactcaccacaTTCCATCCAATTTCTGtcctttctcattcattaaatgtattccatgtaatttaatttaattcagatgggccaactttatttaaaaaggggtgggctgatgcttggcCCTGGGCCCTCTGACAGGCAAATAAGGCATTTTAATTtgtcagaaaagaaaaaacagtcaAAATTACAGCTCCAGAGTctcagtaacaacaacaacagcagcaatacAATATTATTGTAATTTGAAAGTGAAATATAGTCATTCATATTTTGGTTGTGAGAAGCCTCCAGAAGAtataatttcattcatttatttatctacTGaccgatagtaagtcccttcggctgctcccttgtttgcactcggggtcgccacagcaaatccaaggtggatctgcatgttgaattggcacaggttttacgccagatacccttcctgacgtaactccacattatatggagaaatgtagcaggggtgggatttgaacccggggcCTTctgaaccaagcgcattaacgacTTGGCCACCAAGAAATAAAAAATTTTCCTCAGGGGAGACCCCTCGATCAAGCCCTGTGACGCTtgaattattttaaaattttttttccaCAACAATAAGTtatgcttgtcaggagaaattctgtCCTTCAGGCAAACATccgtatcttaaaactcaagaatcgTAA harbors:
- the LOC117531351 gene encoding uncharacterized protein LOC117531351 encodes the protein MCLFLSRFEMFLPIPSFQQIASKFDMSCVLEECLEPMSQSKDLRTLLQYQKGKLGHKDGSLHSDCIISALKLPSGKKMTVTTQSSVGFSRGATLCASEIQLLQTANTEQLQVDRIKEDPEREITVDKIVCIQGEDGTQIFLGEVTDQLDEAFHPLKECQVQLNRLPSLAPSQPVCHKSSSKTQVMIVEQKRDLQTSGVTDDSSVPPEVSENSEYNELAPIDSCSDDDLWSYHVDGGENDLSSNHSDDDCVSPGRSSEKASCLK